In a single window of the Verrucomicrobiia bacterium genome:
- the frr gene encoding ribosome recycling factor, translating to MDDILLEAEEKMQKTEEVVQHEFSGVRTGKASPSLVENILVDVYGSHMRIRELAGITTPESRVIMIQPWDATTVSAIDKAIQKANLGLNPVSDKKYLRIVLPELSQERREEFVKAVKSMAEKARVAIRHVRRDTMEALKKEGKAGGVTEDDVKASEKEVQKLTDDYIAKIDKHLAHKEKEIMTV from the coding sequence ATCGACGACATTTTGCTGGAAGCGGAAGAGAAGATGCAGAAGACCGAGGAGGTCGTGCAGCACGAGTTTAGCGGTGTGCGCACGGGCAAGGCCTCGCCTTCACTGGTGGAAAATATTTTGGTGGATGTTTACGGTTCGCATATGCGCATCCGTGAGCTGGCGGGCATCACCACGCCGGAATCGCGGGTGATCATGATCCAGCCGTGGGATGCCACTACTGTGTCCGCGATCGACAAAGCGATCCAGAAGGCGAACCTCGGTTTGAACCCGGTGAGCGATAAGAAATATCTGCGCATCGTGTTGCCAGAATTGAGCCAGGAGCGTCGTGAAGAATTCGTGAAAGCGGTTAAGAGCATGGCGGAGAAGGCTCGGGTGGCCATCCGTCACGTGCGCCGCGACACGATGGAAGCGCTCAAGAAAGAGGGTAAGGCTGGTGGCGTGACAGAAGACGATGTGAAGGCATCCGAGAAGGAAGTGCAGAAGCTGACGGATGATTACATCGCCAAGATCGACAAGCATCTCGCGCACAAAGAAAAAGAGATCATGACGGTGTGA
- the pyrH gene encoding UMP kinase, which translates to MKKTSKSPKPKFRRVLLKLSGEALGGEEGVGICPEVVHDMAQQIKEVRALGVEVVIVVGGGNIFRGLAGSERGIERATGDYMGMLATVINALALQDALEKKGVATRVQSAISMSQVAEPFIRRRAVRHLEKGRVVIFGGGTGNPYFSTDTAAALRANEIGAEVILKATKVDGIYDSDPKKNPKAKKFETISYIDALQKQLKVMDSTAFSLCMDNKMPIIVFDLFKPHNIKNVVLGEKVGTLVKS; encoded by the coding sequence ATGAAAAAAACGTCTAAATCTCCCAAACCCAAGTTTCGTCGTGTTCTTCTTAAATTGAGCGGTGAAGCATTGGGGGGCGAGGAAGGCGTGGGTATCTGCCCGGAGGTGGTGCATGACATGGCCCAGCAGATCAAGGAAGTGCGCGCACTCGGCGTGGAGGTCGTGATCGTGGTGGGCGGTGGCAATATCTTCCGAGGGCTGGCCGGCAGCGAACGCGGCATCGAACGCGCCACGGGCGATTACATGGGGATGCTGGCGACGGTGATCAATGCGCTGGCGCTGCAGGATGCTTTGGAAAAGAAGGGCGTTGCGACTCGCGTGCAGAGCGCGATCTCGATGTCACAAGTCGCCGAGCCGTTCATCCGGCGCCGTGCGGTGCGGCACTTGGAAAAAGGTCGTGTCGTCATCTTCGGTGGTGGCACGGGCAATCCTTATTTCTCGACGGACACAGCGGCGGCTTTGCGCGCAAATGAGATCGGTGCAGAAGTGATCTTGAAGGCGACGAAGGTGGACGGCATCTACGACAGTGATCCGAAGAAGAATCCCAAGGCGAAGAAATTTGAGACGATCAGTTACATCGATGCGTTGCAGAAACAACTCAAAGTGATGGATTCCACGGCGTTTTCGCTGTGCATGGATAACAAGATGCCCATCATCGTGTTCGACCTCTTCAAGCCGCATAACATCAAGAACGTGGTGCTGGGTGAGAAGGTGGGCACGTTGGTGAAGTCCTAA
- the tsf gene encoding translation elongation factor Ts, giving the protein MAEITAASVGKLREMTGAGLMDCKKALTEANGELDAAVDILRKKSGSIAIKKGGRDTNEGVIAQHITAGSKVGVIVEVNCETDFVGKNESFRAFCDEVAKKLAENPSIDLEPFRAEQVAKVGENIKISRHSRMEVQGNGLVAAYIHTGAKVGVLVEVGAGQEATASKEEFKQLVRDITLQIAAASPSAVNRTELDQTVVAKEKEIAEEQAKGKPAAAIAKIVEGKLEKYYQTTCLVDQGFVKRNSEITIKEHVAAVGKQLGDEIVIRRFVRLQVGA; this is encoded by the coding sequence ATGGCTGAAATTACTGCTGCCTCAGTGGGCAAATTGCGTGAGATGACGGGCGCCGGCTTGATGGATTGCAAGAAGGCGTTGACGGAAGCGAATGGTGAATTGGACGCCGCGGTGGACATCCTCCGCAAGAAGAGCGGCTCGATCGCCATCAAAAAGGGTGGTCGCGATACGAATGAGGGCGTGATCGCCCAACATATCACGGCAGGCTCCAAGGTGGGCGTGATCGTGGAAGTGAATTGCGAGACGGATTTCGTGGGCAAGAACGAGTCCTTCCGCGCGTTCTGCGATGAAGTGGCCAAGAAGCTGGCGGAAAATCCCTCCATCGATCTCGAACCGTTCCGCGCTGAACAAGTCGCCAAGGTCGGTGAGAACATCAAGATCTCCCGTCACAGCCGCATGGAAGTGCAAGGCAACGGTCTCGTGGCCGCTTACATCCATACGGGCGCCAAAGTCGGCGTGCTGGTGGAAGTGGGCGCTGGCCAGGAAGCCACGGCTTCCAAGGAAGAATTCAAGCAGCTCGTGCGTGACATCACGCTCCAGATCGCTGCGGCCAGCCCTTCGGCTGTGAACCGCACGGAATTGGATCAGACTGTGGTGGCGAAGGAAAAAGAGATCGCCGAAGAGCAAGCCAAGGGCAAGCCGGCGGCAGCCATCGCGAAGATCGTGGAAGGCAAGCTGGAGAAGTATTACCAGACGACCTGCCTCGTGGATCAAGGCTTCGTGAAGCGTAACAGCGAGATCACGATCAAGGAACATGTGGCCGCCGTGGGCAAGCAGCTCGGTGACGAGATCGTCATCCGTCGCTTCGTCCGTCTGCAAGTGGGCGCGTAA